A single window of Drosophila suzukii chromosome 3, CBGP_Dsuzu_IsoJpt1.0, whole genome shotgun sequence DNA harbors:
- the Argp gene encoding low molecular weight phosphotyrosine protein phosphatase 1, with protein MKVLFVCIGNTCRSPMAEAILKHLVLKRNLQDWYVDSAGLRDWNVGEEPQARGQQLLKQHGLKTNHLGRMIVSQDLYDFDYIFAMDNSNLIELQQMANALHPSPKCKIELLGSSIGRKEDEIIQDPYFSQGMGGFNTAYLQIRESCERFVEINLSDDK; from the exons ATGAAGGTTCTGTTCGTATGCATTG GAAACACCTGTCGTTCTCCAATGGCCGAGGCCATACTGAAGCATTTAGTACTAAAACGAAATCTTCAGGATTGGTATGTGGACAGCGCTGGCCTCAGAGATTGGAATGTGGGCGAGGAGCCCCAAGCCCGTGGCCAACAATTGCTAAAACAACACGGTCTTAAAACGAACCACTTGGGTCGCATG ATAGTTTCCCAAGACCTTTACGACTTTGATTACATATTCGCCATGGACAACAGCAACCTGATTGAGCTTCAGCAAATGGCAAATGCACTTCATCCCAGTCCAAAGTGCAAGATTGAGTTGCTGGGTAGCTCTATCGGACGCAAGGAGGATGAGATCATCCAGGACCCATATTTC AGTCAAGGCATGGGAGGTTTTAATACTGCATATCTTCAAATTCGGGAAAGCTGCGAGCGTTTTGTGGAAATTAATTTATCAGATGACAAATAA
- the primo-1 gene encoding low molecular weight phosphotyrosine protein phosphatase 1 — translation MVKKVLMICLGNICRSPIAEVVMVDTLEKAKVKDVEVDSAAIGGWHVGNRADPRAISTLEKHGLKCTHIVRQIRKQDFSDFDYIFGMDEENMSDLRRQAPKGSKAELLMLGDFGLDKKNRIIEDPYYERGAEGFETAYQQCVVACAAFMKERLLK, via the exons ATGGTGAAGAAAGTGCTTATGATTTGTTTGG GCAACATCTGCCGATCACCCATTGCGGAGGTGGTGATGGTGGACACACTAGAGAAAGCCAAGGTCAAGGACGTGGAGGTCGATAGTGCGGCCATTGGAGGCTGGCACGTGGGCAACCGGGCAGATCCTAGGGCCATCAGCACTCTGGAAAAGCACGGTCTCAAGTGCACCCACATTGTCCGTCAGATCCGAAAGCAGGACTTCTCGGACTTTGACTACATCTTCGGCATGGACGAGGAAAACATGAGCGACCTGAGGCGCCAGGCACCCAAAGGTTCAAAGGCCGAGCTCCTGATGCTCGGTGACTTTGGGCTGGACAAAAAGAACCGCATCATAGAGGATCCCTACTAT GAGCGTGGAGCAGAGGGCTTTGAGACCGCCTATCAGCAATGTGTTGTGGCCTGTGCCGCCTTCATGAAGGAACGCCTGCTAAAGTAA
- the primo-2 gene encoding low molecular weight phosphotyrosine protein phosphatase 2, producing MGRRSQRRSVLMVCVGNLCRSPIAEAVMRDVVQKAGLQGEWHVESAGIEGWHCGCRPDERALNVLARNNIEYYSHARVLTPGDFLKFDYIFGMDRSNLAALKRMAPDYATAKVLLLGDFGLKPDDRIIEDPYYDIGEASFDKIYQKCKIACQNFLKQARKNEIK from the exons ATGGGAAGGAGATCGCAGAGGAGGAGCGTACTGATGGTCTGCGTGG GCAACCTTTGCCGCTCCCCAATTGCCGAGGCTGTGATGCGTGACGTAGTCCAAAAGGCGGGTCTGCAGGGGGAGTGGCACGTGGAGAGTGCCGGAATCGAAGGATGGCACTGCGGCTGCAGGCCGGATGAGCGGGCTCTGAATGTCCTGGCCAGAAACAACATCGAGTATTATAGCCATGCCAGAGTTCTGACCCCCGGGGATTTCCTTAAGTTCGACTATATCTTCGGCATGGATCGGAGTAACTTGGCCGCCCTGAAGCGAATGGCTCCGGATTATGCCACAGCCAAGGTGCTTCTTTTGGGAGATTTTGGACTAAAGCCGGATGATCGAATCATTGAAGATCCCTATTAT GATATTGGCGAAGCATCATTCGACAAAATTTACCAGAAATGCAAAATAGCGTGCCAGAATTTCCTGAAACAGGCGCGCAAGAATGAGATAAAGTAA
- the Ubc87F gene encoding ubiquitin-conjugating enzyme E2 G1, whose amino-acid sequence MSELQASLLLNRQLSELQRNPVEGFSAGLVSDSDIFKWEVVIIGPADTLYEGGCFRAHLVFPKEYPLRPPRMKFITEIWHPNIDKAGDVCISILHEPGDDKWGYEKAEERWLPVHTVETILLSVISMLTDPNDESAANVDAAKEYRENYAEFKRKVTRCVRRSQEEVE is encoded by the coding sequence ATGTCAGAACTGCAAGCATCGCTACTGCTCAATCGCCAGCTCTCCGAGCTGCAGCGCAATCCCGTCGAGGGCTTCTCCGCCGGTCTGGTCAGCGACTCGGATATCTTCAAATGGGAGGTGGTGATCATCGGTCCGGCGGACACCCTCTACGAGGGCGGATGCTTCAGGGCGCACCTGGTCTTTCCCAAGGAGTACCCGCTGCGTCCGCCGCGCATGAAGTTCATCACCGAGATCTGGCATCCGAATATCGACAAGGCCGGGGACGTTTGTATCTCAATCCTCCACGAACCAGGTGACGACAAGTGGGGCTACGAGAAGGCCGAGGAGCGCTGGCTTCCAGTCCACACCGTGGAGACGATCCTCCTCTCGGTGATCTCTATGCTCACCGATCCCAATGATGAATCGGCCGCCAATGTGGACGCGGCCAAGGAGTATCGTGAGAATTATGCGGAGTTCAAGCGAAAGGTCACCCGCTGCGTCCGCCGGAGCCAAGAGGAGGTGGAGTAA